The following is a genomic window from Opitutaceae bacterium.
ACGTCGGCAAACTCTGGGAAGGCGGTTACCTGGCCGAACGCGCAAAACTTTTCCCCGAATTGGACATACCCGCCATCAAGACAGCCGATGCGCGCCACCTCAACGCCTGGTTGGGTCGATACTCTCCCGACGTCCTGATTTCGCAGGACCGCGATGTGCGCCGTCTGCTGGACCGTGCGAACACCGGCTTTCCAGTCGCCTACACGATGGTCGACGACGACACCACGCTGACCGGAATCCACCAGAATTCACTCCAAGTCGGGCGCCGCGCAGTCGATCTGCTGGTGGCGGAACTCTACCGCCCCGAAACAGAATCGTCCGCCGCCCCGGTGACCCTCCTGGTGGGCACAACTTGGAACAGTGGGACCGCCGCGTGCTTGGAACACACGCGCATGGGACACAAGCCATAGACACAATAGTGTCAGTCTTGGATATTCCTCGTCTCGGGGCCGGCTCCAAGGACTTCTCATGCGGACCGGGTCATGCACGGCCCATCTGATTTTCGAGGCACCAGAACCACAGGTTCTAGATAATGAATATCCTCGGGTCGAGCCAGACCACGAAGAAGTCGAAGCAGGCTTTGTCCAATGTGGCGACCATTCTCAAAAACCTGATGATCCACCGTGGTCAGAGGGGGGTCGCAGAAAGCCGAGGCGCTTGTGTTTCCATAGCCCGCAATTGAAACATCCATGCCAATTCTAAGCCCGCGTTCCCGGCAGGCTGCAATCGCACCAAACGCCATCGCATCGGTCGCGCAGATGATGGAAGTCGGCGGGTGTGCGCTGACCAGCAGCGAACGACAAAGGGCGTATCCGCTGGATTCGCTCAGCTCGCCGTTGAGCATCCTCAAGGAATCTACCGGCAATCGGCTCTCCTCGATGGCGCGGACATAACCCTGCTGGCGCAGCTGCGCGAAATAGTAGTGAAGGGGCCCGTTCAGCAACGCGATGCGTGCATGTCCGAATTCAATCTGACGCCGTGTGAGCAGGTAGAACGCCTTTTCGTTGTCGGTATCGACCCATGCGTACGGTTCGGTGTCGCCGGTTCGTCCATAGGTGACGAACGGAATCCCCGCCTTACGGGCGAGTTCCACCCGGGGATCCTCAATCCGGGTCCGGCCGATGATGAGTGCGTCGACCCAGCTTCCGCGCACCAAATTCTCATACAGGGCTGTTTCACGCGCCGGATCATTGCGGGTCTGAATCGTTGCGATCAAATGATAGCCCGCGTCCTCCAATTCAATCGCCGCCCCTCCCAGGAGACCGGAATAGACTGAGTCAACCCCATGATTTCCCTCGCTGACAGCGGGCAGAATCATTCCCACCGCCGATGTGGTTCCTGATTTCAGACGTCGTGCGCCCGGGTTGGGGCGATATCCGATCTCGGTCGCGCGTCTCCTGATGCGTTCCCGCGTTGCAGGAGAAACATCCTTATACCCATTCAACGCACGAGACACGGTTGAAATGGAAAGTCCCAAGTCGCGGGCTAGCGAAACGATCGACATGTGTATCCGAAATGGCCGCGTGCCAGTCTCCAACCTTCAGTTTCCGACCCAAAGGGGGTCCCCAAGGCGGAGACATGACAGCGTTGCCTCGTGGAGCGTCGACCCAACATCAGCGGATGAAAAGGAAATATTGACAAAAACCTTTTTGTGGCGGGAAATGCTCAAACACCCCTCTCTCATTCCCCGCGTTCAGCCATGTGATTTTTCGCATCGATCCGAAGCTCTGAATTTCTCATTTTCATAAACAAAAACGTTTTTGTTGAATTCGATCCCATCACCTTCATTCGACCCCCGCATCGATTGCGGTTACATCCTCGAACACCAGCTCGTCGAGCCCAAGGCCTATCATCCGCTTCTGCTCTCGAACGGCCATTGGGGCTTCTACAGCTCGATTCGTGGAAGCGATGCAAGCCTGGGACATATGGGCGGCTTGATCGATAGAACGCCCGAAGACGTGTCCCGTCCGGTCTCCCTTCCTGATTGGAACAACGCGGACTACTTCAATGGCTGCGCATGGCTCAACTCCAGCGAGCTTTCCGCCAACGTGCTTCGAAACTATCGGCAGATTTTGAACATGAAAGGGGGGGTCCTGGAAACCCGCTACGACTGGCACGATTCCAACGGCACAAGCTCAGTCGAATGCACAAGTCTTATCAGTCAGGCGCAACCCCATCTGGCGGCATCCCGCTTCAGCGTAACCCCGCATAGGTCCGGCCCCGCGCGTTTCCGGTTTTCGCTCGGCACAACTTGCAAGGAACCGGCTCGTCTGGCCCTGGCTCGACTCTCATGGGAGCAGCTCAAGGACGTGCTTGCCAATGGGGAGGCAACGATACCGTCCGGTGTTTCGCCAGACAAGCGCCCAGCTCCACCAACCGAGATCCTGACCTGGATGGACCTGCAGCTCGCCCTGGCCGCCGAAGGCAGGGCATTGCGCATCAACAGCCTCACCGCACCCTCACGCGCCGCCCTTTGGTATTCCGGCGTGGCGGATATCGAGCGGCTGCACGTCGACCAGGAACGCATGATCCTGTCATTGAAGGGCCGCGCACGGCATGGTGTGTCTTTTGGGCAGGCGCTGGCCGTGGATGTGCCAAGTGGCTTGGATATCCATGGGGTTCGATCATGGATCGATGGAGAATGCGCTTTTCTTGAGATCGACGCCCACCTGACAGCTGGAAGCCCCTGCTCCTTCGTCCGCCATGTCTCAGTGTCGCGCGAAGACTGGGATTTTTCCAAGGATGGCGACGTCGAGCGTGTCCACGACGCCCGCCAGCAAGGATGGGAACACGCGCTCGGCGCGCAGCGGGCTGAGTGGGAGCAACTATGGCGGGCCGACATCGAAGTGGACGGTGATCCGGATTTCCAACGCGTGATCCGTTCGGAAATCTTCCAACTCCTGCAAATCTCAACCCGGGACTATTTTGCCGGAGTCGGCGCCTGCGGAATTTCCTCCTCGTACTATGGCCATGTCTTCTGGGATGCGGATAGCTGGCTTTTTCCAGTCCTCCTGCTCCTTCATCCACAGCGCGCCCGAAATCTCGTTGAATTTCGCTTCCGCACGCTGACCTGGGCAAAGGCCAACGCCGAGCGCCAGGGTCTGCGTGGCGCAAAGTATCCATGGGAGTCGGATGCGGTGATGGGTACGGAGCAAACGCCTCACTTCGCCGGGGTGAACGGGGAGCGTGAGATCCTGTTGAATGGCTGCATCGCCATCGCCCAATGGCAGTACTTCATTGCGACGCAGGACCGTGAGTGGCTGCGCGATCGCGGCTTTCCCGTCATTGCCGCAACCGCCGACTTCTGGCTCAGCCGCGGGACGCGCGGCTCCAACGGCGAACAGTTCGACATTCTGGCCGTAACCTCGGTTGATGAAAAGTACACGCACGTGAACAATGAGGCGTTCACAAACGCTGTTGCTCGTCGAAATCTGGAAATTGCAACCCTGGCGGCCCGCGAACTTGCGCTTGAGCCCGACCCGTTGTGGCAGGCGGTCGGCACCCGCATCAATCCGCCATTCTCCGAGACCGAGAACCGTCACCGTGTCTTTGACGAGAACGTGCCGCATGACCGGCGCACCTGGATGGCAGGATCGCTGACATTTCTCAGTTCGCCCAGTCTCGATCACCCCATGTCGCGCGACGTGCGACAGAACAACTACCGCTACGCGCTGGAAAAAAACAACGCATTGTCGCCGGAACCCAACCAGATGATGCAAAGCATGCTGGCTGCTCACGCCGCACAGCTGGGGGACGGAGACGCCGCGCTGCACTGGCTCACCCATGGACAGGAGTCCTTTCTCAAACCCCCTTTCCTGCTGCGCAGTGAAACCGCGGGCAACAACTGCACCCATCACTACGCGGCCGGAAGCGGCTTTCTTCAAAGCGTGATCTTTGGATTCACGGGGCTGCGCATCTCCGATGACGGCCTGCAGGGCAGATACGCCCCGGTGCTTCCCTCCACCTGGCGCTCGTTGACTCTGCGGGGACTCCAGTTTCGTGGCGCACGTTTTGACATCGTGCTGTCGAGAAACCCATCGGGCCTCGTCACGCTCGACAGGCAACCCGGGACGGACGGGAAATCCGCAACGGATGCGTTTTCGGCGCTTGCCCGCAAGTCGTGCGAGGTGCTCGATGCGAACTGGAGGGACGGATACACGATTCCTTCCGCACGGCTCTATCCGTTCCAATGGAACTGGGACTCCGGTTTCATCGCCCTCGGCCTTGCCTGCCATCGGCCGGAACGGGCCGTCGCCGAAATCCGAAGCCTGCTCAAGGGACAATGGCGAAGCGGTCTGCTTCCACACATCGTGTTTCACCGCGATGACCCGAATTATTTTCCGGGGCCCGATGTCTGGGCGACGGACAACATTCCCGACGGTCCGCAGGGGGTGCGCACCTCTGGAATCGTTCAACCACCGGTTCTCGGCTTCGTCGTGGATCGCATCGCCTCAACCCCGATGGGAAGGACGCCTCTTTGGAATGCATTCGAAAGGGAAATCTTTCCGCAGCTTGTCGCCTTTCACCGCTATCTTTACGAGCACCGCGATCCCGGGCGGGAGGGATTGGTCTGCATCCGGCACAACTGGGAGGCCGGCACGGACAACTCCCCTCCATATGACACCGTTCTTGAGACAATCGACCCACGTCAGACACGCGATGTCACCGCGTTGCGGCGCGACCTGAGGAGCATTTCTGAGGGCCAGCGCCCGAGCCACGACAACTATCGCCGCTATATCCACCTCGTCGATCTGTTCGTTCGGTGCGGCTACCGTGAAAAGGCCATCGCGGATGAATCGCCGTTTCTCGTTCAGGACGTGCTGTTCAACTCACTGCTGGTCCGCTCAAACTCGGCCCTGATTGCGATGGGCAGGCGCCACGGCCTTGACACATCTGAACTCCAGCACTGGTCCGCGCGGACGATTGAGGCGATGAACCGCAAGCTGTGGGATGAACGTGACGGGTTCTACTATTCCTACGATCTGAGCGGGGAACGGCGGCTGCCCATCAAGACATCCTCGGGTTTCATGCCCCTGTTTGGAGGCGTTCCGAGCCAGGCCCAGGCAGCCAGACTGGCCGGCCACCTCCATGAATCGTTCATGCCGGGCAGGGACTGGCGCTTGTGCGCGTCAACGGCGCCATGCGAAACGTCATTTGATCCCATCAAATACTGGCGCGGACCCGTTTGGGTGAATCTCAACTGGATGCTCCATCATGGACTGAATCGATATGGTTTCCACAGCGCCGCTTCACGGGTGAAATCAGACACGCTGCGGCTTCTTTCGGAAGGCGGACTGTTTGAATATTTTGACCCAAGGCCCGGCGCCGCGCGCGGCCTCGGATCAGACAACTTTTCCTGGAGTGCGGCACTGGCGCTGGACCTGCTGCACAATCCCAACCCGCTCTGATCGATGAACGCACTCGATTACGGCCTGGTCGCCGCCTACTTCATTTCGATGATCTGGTTCGGATTCCGGTTCAGGCGGAGCCGCGGGGGAACCGAGTACTTTCTGGGTGGAAAGACGTTTGGAGCCTTCTCGTTGTCCATGTCCACGATGGCCACGCAGCTTTCGGCGATCAGCTTCATTTCAGCGCCTGCGTTTGTCGGTCTCAGGCCCGGAGGAGGAATGCACTGGCTCACGTTCGAATTCGGCGTCCCCCTCGCGATGGTCGCGATCATGATGATCATCGGACCAATGCTCTATCGATCGGGCGTCCTGAGCGTCTATTCGTTTCTGGAGAACCGATTCGACGGCACCTCCCGCATGCTTCTCGCCAGCTTGTTCGTGATCATGCGCACATTCGGCGCGGGCATCTCCATCGGCATGGTGTGCATGGTGCTTTCCACGATCACCGGAATGGCGTTCTGGAGCATGATGGGGCTGCTTGGCGCAATCACCGTCATCTACTCTCTCGAGGGAGGAATGAAGGCGATCGTTTACAGTGAAGTCGCCCAGATGATCATCAAGTTTCTCGGAATACTCGCAATTGTGGGGGCGGGATTCCACTACATCGGGGGCTGGGATGCCTTCGTTCAACACGTGGACCGCGGTCGCTTGCGCGTGGTTGATTTCTCCAACGTCGGATTCGACGGGCGCGAGTTTGGATTCTGGCCCATGCTGGTGGGGGGCTTCTTTCTCTACGTGTCCTACTACGGGACTGATCAGACACAGGCGCAGCGCATCCTTTCAGCAAAAGACGAGCCCACTGTGCGACGGCTGCTCTATTTCAACGGGCTGTTCCGCTTTCCCGTCGCGTTCTGCTACTGCATCGGCGGACTCGTGCTCGGAAGCTTCGCCTTGGCCAACGCCGGCTTCGCGGATCAGATACCGGCCGCCAAACCAGACATGATGATACCGGTCTTCGTGGCCGGCTATCTTCCCCATGGAGTCATCGGGATGATCGTGATTTCGCTGATCGCGGCCGGCATGTCATCCTACAGCTCGACCATCAACTCGGTGAGCGCTGTGGTGATGGAGGATTTCGTCACACGCTTCCGAGCCGTTCCACGGGACAAATACGTGAAATGGAGCAAGTGCGTGGCGCTCACATTCGGCATCCTGACCATGGCCCTGGGATTTCTTGCCGACCGTATTGCTCCAACCGCAATCGAGGCGATCAACAAGGTCGGGTCGCTTGTATACGGTCCGATCGCAGGAATCTTTCTGCTCGCGGCCTTGGGGTCCTGGGTCCGACCCGGAGCTGCAAACATCGGTGTCGTTGCGGGCGTGCTGGTCAATCTTTACCTGTGGCTGGCGTGCAAGCAGATCTTCTGGCTGTGGTGGAACGTCACAGGCGCCACGGTGACCGTGCTGCTTGGAGTCGCTCTAAGCATAGCCCTGCCGCGACATGCATCAACGCCGCTGGTGTTCGGCGGATTCCTGCGGCAGCAGCCAGGACGCGAAGGTGTGATCCTCCTGCTATATTTCGGCGCCATCCTGGCGCTATCCTTGGTTCTGCCACACTTGATCGCCGCTTCCTGATCCCACTTGAGTCTCCAAAATCATGAATACCTCATCAAATCCACCCACCGCCCTGCCCTTCAGGTGTTTCGCATCCATGCGCAGTCTCGTGATCTACTTCCTCCTGATGTCGGCCATTGCGGTGCCCCGCGACGCAATGGGCGCTGAAACCGGAGAGATAGAAGGGAGAATCCTGAATTCAACCACAGGAGATTCCCTTGAAAAGGCGCGCATCTCCGTGGAGGGCACAACAATCGAGGCGTTCAGCGACCAGGGTGGTTATTTCCGCATTTCCGACCTGCCAGCAGGCAAAGCCCGCGTGAAGGTTTTTTATACCGGACTCACCCCTGAGTTCAGGGAGATCGAGGTGCAGCCGGGCCGTGCGTCCCAGCTCAACGTGAATCTCGTCTCCATCGCGGCCCGGGGGATGAAGATGCACGACAGCGACACCGTGGAACTCGCGAAGCTTGTCGTCAGCACCTCGCGCGAAATGTCCGGAGCCGCGATCGCAATCAACGAACAGAGGTTTGCACCAAACGTCACAAACGTGGTCGCAGCTGATGAATTTGGCTACGTGGCGGAAGGTAACGTCGCCGAGTTTCTCAAGTACCTGCCCGGGGTCGCGGTCGACTTTATCGGAGGAAACGCTCTGGAGATCTCACTTCACGGAGTCCCGTCCGCCAACGTCCCGGTCACGGTCGCCGGCTTCAATCTTGCGGCCGCGGAAGGTACGGGAACCTCACGATCGGTGCAGGCCGGATTCGCCTCAACCAACAACCTGTCCCGGATCGAGGTGTCGTTCACCCCCACCCCGGAAAGCCAGGGGGCCGCGCTGGCCGGAACCGTCAACCTGGTTCCACGCAGCGCATTCGAGCGCTCCAAGCCGGCCTTCGGCGGAAGCGTCTACATGAGCATGCGGGACAATGCGCGCGACTTCCACAAGACGCCCGGACCACTCGACAAGCCCACCCGCAAGGTTCATCCGGGATTCGACTTTTCACTCATCTACCCCGTGAACAAACATTTTGGCTTCACGCTCTCAGGGGGGCGCTCGACGCAGTACGTCGAAGGATCGCTGCTCAGCAACACCTGGCGCGGCACAACCGTGGGGACAAACGGGACCACTTTCCCAAACACCACGCCGGACCAGCCATACCTTTCCACCCTTCTCGTGAGCGATCGACCCAAGAATCAGGAGCAGGCCTCGTTTGGAGCAACCATGGATTTTCGTCTGTCATCCCGGGACCAGATTTCCTTCTCCTTTCAATACTCCTCATACGAAGAGACAAACATCCTGCGCTCGGTCACCTTCAACGTGAATCGAGTGCTGCCGGGAAATTTCTCCTCCACATTCACCAGGGGAGCCGTGGGCGCCGGAGACCTGGTGCTCGCACGCAGCGGCCGCAATCGCACGAATCAAAACTACACGCCCACGCTGGTCTGGCGCCACAACGGCCCCATCTGGCGTGCGGAAGCCGGAATTGGAAGCTCGCGTGCCGTCTCAAGAAATCGAGACCTTGAAAACGGGTTTCTCAACACCACTCAGGCTCGACGCACCGGTGTCACCGTCGCCTTTGAAGACTACACAACGATGAGACCCCGGGTGATCTCAGTCACCGATGGCACAACGGGCACCCCCGTTGATCCCTACAGCCTCTCCAGTTATGCTTTGACTACGATGACCACGACCAACCCCCGAAATGTGCAGGATCTTCAGACGGGGGCGTATGCCAGCATCGGGCGAAGCTTCAACTGGCGCGTGCCATTCTCGCTGAAGGCTGGAATCGACCTGCGAAAAACGGAGCGCAACAATCTTGGCAGCACGACGACCGCGACGTTCGTTGGCGCCGATGGCCGTGGCAGCACGACTCCTTTGGGTGGCAGTGATGATCTCGCCGTGCCGTTCCTGGATGCCAGCTTCTCGCAGCGCACCGCACCCTATGGATTTCCAAGGATCCAATGGATCAGCAATGAGCTCCTTTGGAAGGACTACAATGCCAACCCCTCCCACTTCGTGATCGATCGAAATGCAGAATACCGCTCAATTGTCAGCACCTCAAAATATGCGACCGAACTGATCTCCTCCGCCTATCTGCGTGGCGACCTGAGCCTGATGAACCGCCGCCTGCGCATGGTCGGTGGGCTGCGTGCAGAGCAGACAAATGTGGAGGCGCTCGGACCACTCAGTGACCCAACCCTGAACTATCAGCGCAATTCAGATGGCAGCGTCATCCTTGGTTCCAACGGCAAGCCCCTGCTCAAGGTTCCGACCACCGATGCCCTGGGCGTCTCCAAGCTCACCTACATCGAGCGGGGCATGAAGGCGGAGAAGGAGTACCTGCGTCTTTTCCCGAGCATCAACGTCAGCTACAACGTCCTCGACAACTTGATCGCACGCGCCGGCTACTACCATTCGGTCGGTCGTCCGGATTTCAATCAGTATGCCGGGGGCGTCACGCTTCCTGACACGACGGCCGCCCCGAGCACATCCAATCGAATCACTGTAAACAACGCCGGTATCAAGGCGTGGAGCGCGCAGTCAATGAACGTGCGGCTGGAGTACTACTTCCAAGGCGTCGGCCAGATATCGCTTGGAGCCTTCAGAAGAAGCTTCAACAATCTTTTCGCCGGAACCCTGTTCCGGCCAACACCGGAATTCCTCGCCCTCTACGGGCTGGATGAGGCCACATACGGCCAGTACGACGTTTCCACCCAGTACAATGTTGACGGCAAGGTCTACATCCAGGGACTGGACTTCAGCTACAAACAGTCGTTGACATTCCTTCCCAGCTGG
Proteins encoded in this region:
- a CDS encoding LacI family DNA-binding transcriptional regulator, which produces METGTRPFRIHMSIVSLARDLGLSISTVSRALNGYKDVSPATRERIRRRATEIGYRPNPGARRLKSGTTSAVGMILPAVSEGNHGVDSVYSGLLGGAAIELEDAGYHLIATIQTRNDPARETALYENLVRGSWVDALIIGRTRIEDPRVELARKAGIPFVTYGRTGDTEPYAWVDTDNEKAFYLLTRRQIEFGHARIALLNGPLHYYFAQLRQQGYVRAIEESRLPVDSLRMLNGELSESSGYALCRSLLVSAHPPTSIICATDAMAFGAIAACRERGLRIGMDVSIAGYGNTSASAFCDPPLTTVDHQVFENGRHIGQSLLRLLRGLARPEDIHYLEPVVLVPRKSDGPCMTRSA
- a CDS encoding sodium transporter; its protein translation is MNALDYGLVAAYFISMIWFGFRFRRSRGGTEYFLGGKTFGAFSLSMSTMATQLSAISFISAPAFVGLRPGGGMHWLTFEFGVPLAMVAIMMIIGPMLYRSGVLSVYSFLENRFDGTSRMLLASLFVIMRTFGAGISIGMVCMVLSTITGMAFWSMMGLLGAITVIYSLEGGMKAIVYSEVAQMIIKFLGILAIVGAGFHYIGGWDAFVQHVDRGRLRVVDFSNVGFDGREFGFWPMLVGGFFLYVSYYGTDQTQAQRILSAKDEPTVRRLLYFNGLFRFPVAFCYCIGGLVLGSFALANAGFADQIPAAKPDMMIPVFVAGYLPHGVIGMIVISLIAAGMSSYSSTINSVSAVVMEDFVTRFRAVPRDKYVKWSKCVALTFGILTMALGFLADRIAPTAIEAINKVGSLVYGPIAGIFLLAALGSWVRPGAANIGVVAGVLVNLYLWLACKQIFWLWWNVTGATVTVLLGVALSIALPRHASTPLVFGGFLRQQPGREGVILLLYFGAILALSLVLPHLIAAS
- a CDS encoding carboxypeptidase regulatory-like domain-containing protein, producing the protein MNTSSNPPTALPFRCFASMRSLVIYFLLMSAIAVPRDAMGAETGEIEGRILNSTTGDSLEKARISVEGTTIEAFSDQGGYFRISDLPAGKARVKVFYTGLTPEFREIEVQPGRASQLNVNLVSIAARGMKMHDSDTVELAKLVVSTSREMSGAAIAINEQRFAPNVTNVVAADEFGYVAEGNVAEFLKYLPGVAVDFIGGNALEISLHGVPSANVPVTVAGFNLAAAEGTGTSRSVQAGFASTNNLSRIEVSFTPTPESQGAALAGTVNLVPRSAFERSKPAFGGSVYMSMRDNARDFHKTPGPLDKPTRKVHPGFDFSLIYPVNKHFGFTLSGGRSTQYVEGSLLSNTWRGTTVGTNGTTFPNTTPDQPYLSTLLVSDRPKNQEQASFGATMDFRLSSRDQISFSFQYSSYEETNILRSVTFNVNRVLPGNFSSTFTRGAVGAGDLVLARSGRNRTNQNYTPTLVWRHNGPIWRAEAGIGSSRAVSRNRDLENGFLNTTQARRTGVTVAFEDYTTMRPRVISVTDGTTGTPVDPYSLSSYALTTMTTTNPRNVQDLQTGAYASIGRSFNWRVPFSLKAGIDLRKTERNNLGSTTTATFVGADGRGSTTPLGGSDDLAVPFLDASFSQRTAPYGFPRIQWISNELLWKDYNANPSHFVIDRNAEYRSIVSTSKYATELISSAYLRGDLSLMNRRLRMVGGLRAEQTNVEALGPLSDPTLNYQRNSDGSVILGSNGKPLLKVPTTDALGVSKLTYIERGMKAEKEYLRLFPSINVSYNVLDNLIARAGYYHSVGRPDFNQYAGGVTLPDTTAAPSTSNRITVNNAGIKAWSAQSMNVRLEYYFQGVGQISLGAFRRSFNNLFAGTLFRPTPEFLALYGLDEATYGQYDVSTQYNVDGKVYIQGLDFSYKQSLTFLPSWARGLQVFLNASAQRTTGANLGSFTGVNSLPRSASWGVSLTRQKFNVQVNWSYRTRQRRAPVAAAPSIEPGMYNWIGERLFVDVMGEYHLWKRISAFANFRNLLGVPENLEIAGPSTPDHARFRSRQEYGVLWTFGLRGRF